A stretch of the Perca flavescens isolate YP-PL-M2 chromosome 10, PFLA_1.0, whole genome shotgun sequence genome encodes the following:
- the LOC114563281 gene encoding protocadherin alpha-2-like, whose protein sequence is MYIRLQKEYVWIRIVVFLCLCDWSASQLSYSISEEVNKGTVVGNIAKDLNLNLQELETRDLRIVSSYSKTYFDVNLRTGNLFVDERIDREEICPNVVKCSIKIQAVLNNPMTAQRVEVNVLDINDNSPAFIEKTHSLNISESSLTGERYLLPIAVDADIGSNSVKTYKLSQNEYFSLDVQSGGEHGVSAELVLQKALDREKQPVITLLLTAIDGGKPPRSGSLQIHVNVLDVNDNIPIFSKSLYKVRVSENTAHGAVVIKLNATDLDEGMNSKILYSLIKRGNIDPSNMFDLNSETGEITVKGTLDYEETSAYEVRVQAMDQGTTPRSGHAKLLIEIIDVNDNAPEISVTSLMTPVKEDAELGTIVALVTVSDKDGGNNGVTNCKVVGSVPFKLKSNYKNDYSLVVDGPLDRENTSLYNVTITATDEGSPPLSSIRVITVHVSDVNDNAPRFMEPVINVYVKENSAIGSVISTINAFDPDLDNNAKLTYKLLDSYPKNIPVSSVVNINSETGDIVSLQSFNYEELKTFQFKVQATDSGVPPLSSNVTVNVLILDENDNNPTILAPYSEHGSVNSESIPYSAEAGYFVAKIRAVDADSGYNALLSYHLSEPKGNNLFRIGTSTGEIRTKRRMSDNDLKTHPLVVLVSDNGEPSLSATVSIDVVVVESTADIQTQFRHVPIKEESFSDLNLYLLIAIVSVSVIFLLSLISLIAVRCHRTDGSFSRYSAPMITTHPDGSWSYSKSTQQYDVCFSSDTLKSDVVVFPAPFPPVDAELISINGGDTFTRTQTLPSTDKSPPFRVKRQQTASAL, encoded by the exons ATGTATATTCGACTACAAAAGGAATACGTCTGGATTcgcattgttgtgtttctttgtctttgtgacTGGTCTGCTTCGCAGTTATCCTACTCGATTTCTGAGGAGGTGAACAAAGGCACCGTAGTGGGGAATATTGCAAAGGATTTAAACCTCAATTTACAGGAACTAGAGACCAGGGATCTACGTATTGTTTCGAGTTACAGTAAGACGTATTTTGACGTGAATTTGCGGACCGGGAACCTCTTTGTGGACGAGAGGATAGACAGAGAAGAGATTTGCCCTAATGTGGTAAAATGCTCCATCAAAATACAAGCAGTTTTAAACAATCCAATGACTGCACAACGAGTAGAGGTTAATGTTTTAGATATAAACGATAATTCGCCTGCTTTTATTGAAAAAACGCATTCTTTGAATATTTCAGAATCATCTTTAACTGGAGAACGATATCTTCTCCCAATAGCAGTGGACGCAGACATAGGCAGCAACTCAGTGAAGACTTACAAGCTGAGCCAAAATGAATATTTCTCGCTTGATGTGCAGAGCGGAGGAGAACACGGTGTGTCTGCTGAGTTAGTACTTCAGAAAGCTTTAGATCGAGAAAAACAGCCGGTGATCACACTTCTCTTGACGGCTATAGATGGAGGTAAACCGCCCAGATCGGGGTCATTACAAATACATGTTAATGTATTAGATGTTAAtgataatataccaatttttagCAAATCGCTGTATAAAGTACGTGTATCTGAAAATACTGCACATGGAGCAGTGGTAATAAAGTTAAATGCAACCGATTTAGATGAGGGCATGAACAGTAAAATCCTGTATTCATTGATCAAACGAGGAAATATTGATCCATCAAATATGTTTGATCTAAATTCAGAAACAGGAGAAATCACTGTGAAGGGCACATTAGATTATGAAGAGACGTCTGCTTATGAGGTAAGAGTCCAAGCAATGGATCAAGGCACCACTCCTCGTAGTGGACATGCTAAACTGCTGATAGAGATAATTGATGTGAATGACAATGCCCCAGAAATATCGGTGACGTCACTCATGACCCCAGTAAAAGAAGATGCAGAACTGGGGACAATAGTTGCTTTGGTTACAGTGAGTGATAAAGATGGAGGAAACAATGGTGTAACCAACTGTAAGGTAGTTGGGTCTGTTCCCTTTAAACTGAAGTCCAACTACAAAAATGACTATTCATTAGTAGTAGATGGACCACTGGACAGAGAAAACACTTCTCTTTACAATGTCACCATTACAGCCACAGATGAAGGGAGTCCACCTCTGTCCAGTATCAGGGTCATTACTGTTCATGTTTCCGATGTCAATGATAATGCACCTAGATTTATGGAGCCTGTGATTAATGTTTATGTGAAAGAAAATAGTGCAATAGGCTCCGTTATTTCTACAATAAATGCCTTTGATCCGGATTTGGACAATAATGCAAAACTGACTTACAAATTGTTGGATAGTTATCCAAAAAATATTCCTGTTTCATCAGTTGTAAACATCAACTCAGAGACTGGAGATATAGTCAGCCTGCAGTCTTTTAACTATGAGGAGTTAAAAACGTTTCAGTTTAAAGTTCAGGCCACAGACTCTGGTGTTCCTCCGCTCAGCAGCAACGTGACTGTGAACGTTTTAATTCTGgatgaaaatgacaataatccAACAATTCTCGCGCCCTATTCTGAGCACGGCTCCGTTAACAGTGAGAGCATCCCCTATTCTGCTGAAGCGGGATACTTTGTGGCAAAGATCAGGGCTGTAGACGCAGACTCTGGATACAATGCGCTGCTTTCTTATCACCTGTCTGAGCCCAAAGGAAACAACCTCTTCCGGATCGGAACCAGCACCGGAGAAATCAGGACTAAGAGGAGAATGAGTGACAATGACCTGAAAACTCACCCCTTGGTGGTGTTGGTTTCTGATAACGGAGAACCCTCCCTGTCAGCTACTGTGTCTATTGACGTGGTGGTGGTtgaaagcacagctgacatccAGACTCAGTTCAGACACGTGCCAATAAAGGAGGAGAGCTTCTCTGATTTAAACCTGTATCTGCTGATCGCCATCGTGTCGGTGTCAGTGATCTTTCTGCTGAGTCTCATCAGTTTAATAGCTGTCAGATGCCACAGGACAGACGGCAGTTTCAGCAGGTACAGCGCCCCAATGATCACCACCCACCCTGACGGGAGCTGGTCTTACTCTAAATCTACTCAGCAGTATGACGTGTGTTTCAGCTCAGACACGCTGAAGAGTGACGTAGTGGTTTTCCCCGCACCGTTTCCGCCTGTAGATGCTGAGCTCATCAGTATCAACGGAGGAGACACTTTTACCAGAACTCAGACTTTACCCAGCACAGACAAG TCTCCTCCTTTCCGTGTGAAGCGTCAGCAGACTGCGAGTGCTTTGTGA
- the LOC114563278 gene encoding protocadherin alpha-5-like produces the protein MANDADTGGNSVKSYKLSPNEYFSLDVQSGGQHNQGRETDSGYNALLSYHLSEPKGNNLFRIGTSTGEIRTKRRMSDNDLKTHPLVVLVSDNGEPSLSATVSIDVVVVESTADIQTQFRHVPIKEESFSDLNLYLLIAIVSVSVIFLLSLISLIAVRCHRTDGSFSRYSAPMITTHPDGSWSYSKSTQQYDVCFSSDTLKSDVVVFPAPFPPVDAELISINGGDTFTRTQTLPSTDKPMGRMQQGNIFRMWIYLLFHVSHIWSLAAAQIVYSVTEESSPGTTVGNLAKDLHLDVQELETRGFQISGPNTRYFEANVKTGILLVKDRIDREELCSRNVKCSLEVEAIVNSPLNLYRFEVKILDINDNAPAFRIPAIVLNVSESAFPGERFTLAKAFDADVGSYSVKGYKLSQNEHFTLDVQNGGEATISAEMVLQKALDREKQTVIKLTLTAVDGGKPPKSGTLHITVNVQDVNDNIPIFDKPLYKATLLENTPHGATVISVHAQDLDEGPNGEILYSFINHDSDNDIDKFAINPVTGEITVNGELDHEKSNAVEIRVQAKDKGANARASHCKVLVEITDVNDNPPEISVTSLVNVVREDAPLDTMVGLITVRDNDSNKNGVVQVRIVDSVPFTIKNTYKNHYSLVVNGILDRERASQYNVTITATDEGVPPLSSTSVITVHVSDVNDNAPHFKEPVINIFVKENSPVGAVIYTMTADDPDVDENAKITFSVNNNHKNNLIGSVININSDTGDIVSLQSFNYEELKTFQFKVQATDSGVPPLSSNVTVNVLILDENDNNPTILAPYSEHGSVNSESIPYSAEAGYFVAKIRAVDADSGYNALLSYHLSEPKGNNLFRIGTSTGEIRTKRRMSDNDLKTHPLVVLVSDNGEPSLSATVSIDVVVVESTIDIQTQFRHVPIKEESFSDLNLYLLIAIVSVSVIFLLSLISLIAVRCHRTDGSFSRYSAPMITTHPDGSWSYSKSTQQYDVCFSSDTLKSDVVVFPAPFPPVDAELISINGGDTFTRTQTLPNKEKSAKGMGMGFHLRPHYAPQPVISWNSGCLTEAQLETLQSGESRQETIGKSENIEG, from the exons ATGGCAAACGACGCAGACACGGGCGGTAACTCGGTTAAGAGTTACAAGCTGAGTCCAAATGAGTATTTCTCACTGGACGTACAGAGCGGCGGACAGCACA ATCAGGGCCGTGAGACAGACTCTGGATACAATGCTCTGCTTTCTTATCACCTGTCTGAGCCCAAAGGAAACAACCTCTTCCGGATCGGAACCAGCACCGGAGAAATCAGGACTAAGAGGAGAATGAGTGACAATGACCTGAAAACTCACCCCTTGGTGGTGTTGGTTTCTGATAACGGAGAACCCTCCCTGTCAGCTACTGTGTCTATTGATGTGGTGGTGGTtgaaagcacagctgacatccAGACTCAGTTCAGACACGTGCCCATAAAGGAGGAGAGCTTCTCTGATTTAAACCTGTATCTGCTGATCGCCATCGTGTCGGTGTCAGTGATCTTTCTGCTGAGTCTCATCAGTTTAATAGCTGTCAGATGCCACAGGACAGACGGCAGTTTCAGCAGGTACAGCGCCCCAATGATCACCACCCACCCTGACGGGAGCTGGTCTTACTCTAAATCTACTCAGCAGTATGACGTGTGTTTCAGCTCAGACACGCTGAAGAGTGACGTAGTGGTTTTCCCCGCACCGTTTCCACCTGTAGATGCTGAGCTTATCAGTATTAACGGAGGAGACACTTTTACCAGAACTCAGACTTTACCCAGCACAGACAAG CCTATGGGCAGAATGCAACAAGGAAATATTTTTCGGATgtggatttatttattgttcCATGTATCTCACATATGGAGTCTCGCAGCAGCACAGATTGTGTATTCTGTTACGGAGGAATCGAGCCCGGGTACCACTGTGGGGAATTTGGCGAAAGACTTGCATCTAGATGTACAAGAATTGGAAACTAGGGGTTTTCAGATTTCAGGACCTAATACGAGATATTTCGAAGCAAATGTTAAGACTGGGATACTTTTGGTGAAAGACAGAATAGATCGAGAGGAGCTCTGCTCTCGTAATGTGAAGTGTTCTCTGGAAGTGGAAGCCATTGTGAACTCTCCGCTGAATCTCTATCGCTTTGAGGTTAAAATTTTGGATATTAACGACAATGCACCCGCATTTCGGATACCGGCAATTGTTTTGAACGTGTCCGAGTCAGCATTTCCTGGTGAAAGATTTACATTAGCAAAGGCCTTCGATGCAGATGTCGGCAGTTATTCGGTTAAGGGCTACAAGCTGAGTCAAAATGAACATTTCACCCTGGATGTACAGAATGGTGGAGAGGCGACTATATCTGCTGAAATGGTGCTGCAGAAAGCCTTAGACCGTGAGAAACAGACAGTTATCAAACTAACACTGACCGCTGTAGATGGAGGGAAACCTCCTAAATCAGGCACGTTACATATCACAGTTAATGTGCAAGATGTAAATGATAATATTCCGATTTTTGACAAGCCGCTGTACAAAGCCACATTGCTCGAGAACACGCCGCATGGTGCCACCGTAATTTCGGTGCATGCTCAGGATTTAGATGAGGGTCCTAATGGAGAAATACTGTATTCTTTTATAAATCACGACAGTGATAATGATATTGACAAATTTGCCATTAATCCAGTAACGGGGGAGATTACGGTAAATGGTGAATTGGATCACGAAAAAAGCAATGCAGTTGAAATACGTGTCCAAGCGAAAGACAAAGGCGCAAATGCAAGAGCATCTCATTGTAAAGTACTCGTTGAAATCACGGATGTTAATGATAATCCACCAGAAATATCAGTAACATCCTTAGTCAACGTAGTGAGGGAAGACGCACCCCTAGACACAATGGTTGGACTTATAACAGTGAGAGATAACGACTCAAATAAAAATGGCGTTGTTCAGGTTAGAATAGTTGATTCAGTGCCGTTTACAATTAAGAACACGTATAAAAATCATTATTCTTTGGTCGTAAACGGAATTCTAGACAGAGAACGAGCTTCTCAATATAATGTGACAATAACAGCGACTGACGAAGGGGTTCCGCCTCTTTCCAGTACAAGCGTTATTACAGTCCACGTGTCTGATGTCAATGACAACGCACCTCATTTTAAAGAGCCTGTAATAAACATTTTCGTCAAAGAGAACAGTCCCGTGGGGGCTGTTATCTATACTATGACTGCAGATGATCCGGATGTAGACGAAAATGCAAAAATAACGTTTTCAgtaaataataatcataaaaacaatttaatagGATCAGTTATAAACATCAACTCAGATACTGGAGATATAGTCAGCCTGCAGTCTTTTAACTACGAGGAGTTAAAGACGTTTCAGTTTAAAGTTCAGGCCACAGACTCTGGTGTTCCTCCGCTCAGCAGCAACGTCACTGTGAACGTTTTAATTCTGgatgaaaatgacaataatccAACAATTCTCGCGCCCTATTCTGAGCACGGCTCCGTTAACAGTGAGAGCATCCCATATTCTGCTGAAGCGGGATACTTTGTGGCAAAGATCAGGGCTGTAGACGCAGACTCTGGATACAATGCGCTGCTTTCTTATCACCTGTCTGAGCCCAAAGGAAACAACCTCTTCCGGATCGGAACCAGCACCGGAGAAATCAGAACTAAGAGGAGAATGAGTGACAATGACCTGAAAACTCACCCCTTGGTGGTGTTGGTTTCTGATAACGGAGAACCCTCCCTGTCAGCTACTGTGTCTATTGATGTGGTGGTGGTTGAAAGCACAATTGACATCCAGACTCAGTTCAGACACGTGCCCATAAAGGAGGAGAGCTTCTCTGATTTAAACCTGTATCTGCTGATCGCCATCGTGTCGGTGTCAGTGATCTTTCTGCTGAGTCTCATCAGTTTAATAGCTGTCAGATGCCACAGGACAGACGGCAGTTTCAGCAGATACAGCGCCCCAATGATCACCACCCACCCTGACGGGAGCTGGTCTTACTCTAAATCTACTCAGCAGTATGACGTGTGTTTCAGCTCAGATACGCTGAAGAGTGACGTAGTGGTTTTCCCCGCACCGTTTCCGCCTGTAGATGCTGAGCTGATAAGTATTAACGGAGGAGACACTTTTACCAGAACTCAGACTTTACCCAATAAAGAAAAG TCCGCAAAAGGCATGGGCATGGGTTTCCACTTAAGACCCCATTATGCCCCTCAACCAGTCATCAGCTGGAACAGCGGATGTCTGACAGAGGCGCAGCTGGAGACTCTCCAGAGTGGAGAGAGTAGGCAAGAGACGATTGGGAAAAGTGAGAATATAGAGGGATAG
- the LOC114563279 gene encoding protocadherin alpha-3-like: MGSSSRSSGLLRWLFILFLSDWSAAQISYSVSEEVDKGTVVGNLAKDLNVNVRELQTRNLNIVSGYSKKYFETDFKTGDLYVNERIDREELCPTTIKCTLNLEAILSNPMVLHRIEVVIVDLNDNAPAFVEKSYSLNISELSPTGEHFLLPLALDADTGSHSVKTYRLSSNEYFSLDVQSGGEQSVSAELVLLKALDREKEAVIKLTLTAVDGGKPPKTGTLQIHVNVLDANDNTPSFSKTLYKARVNENAPAGSLVIQLSATDLDEGDNGRLTYSFVKRGNFNPADVFFINAETGEITVKGNLDYEAQSAYEIHVQARDQGGLARSANGKLLVELVDANDNVPEIVVTSLMNPVKEDAEIGSVVALVTVTDTDGGKNGQARCTLIGSAPFKLTSNYKNYYSLVVDGPLDREGHSFYSVTIMAADEGTPPLSSTNVITVQVSDVNDNAPRFLEPVINIYVKENSPVGASIYTITAVDSDINENAKVTYSLDGDSKTISLTSVVNINSETGDIVSLQSFNYEELKTFQFKVQATDSGVPPLSSNVTVNVLILDENDNNPTILAPYSEHGSVNSESIPYSAEAGYFVAKIRAVDADSGYNALLSYHLSEPKGNNLFRIGTSTGEIRTKRRMSDNDLKTHPLVVLVSDNGEPSLSATVSIDVVVVESTADIQTQFRHVPIKEESFSDLNLYLLIAIVSVSVIFLLSLISLIAVRCHRTDGSFSRYSAPMITTHPDGSWSYSKSTQQYDVCFSSDTLKSDVVVFPAPFPPVDAELISINGGDTFTRTQTLPSTDKVSCL; the protein is encoded by the coding sequence ATGGGCAGTAGTAGTAGGAGTAGCGGACTACTCCGCTGGCTGTTCATCCTGTTTTTATCTGACTGGTCTGCTGCTCAGATATCCTACTCGGTTTCCGAGGAGGTGGACAAAGGGACTGTGGTAGGGAATCTTGCAAAGGATTTAAATGTCAACGTTCGGGAGCTGCAAACGAGGAATCTGAATATCGTGTCTGGGTACAGTAAGAAATATTTCGAGACGGATTTTAAAACGGGGGATCTTTATGTAAATGAGCGAATAGACCGCGAGGAGCTTTGTCCAACCACGATCAAATGCACGCTAAACTTAGAGGCTATACTGAGTAATCCTATGGTACTCCACCGCATTGAggtggtaattgttgatttaaaTGACAACGCACCGGCCTTCGTCGAGAAGTCATATTCACTTAACATATCTGAATTATCACCTACGGGCGAACACTTTTTGCTTCCCTTGGCTCTTGATGCAGATACGGGAAGCCATTCAGTAAAGACGTACAGGCTGAGTTCAAATGAATACTTCTCACTAGATGTACAGAGCGGCGGAGAACAAAGTGTATCCGCTGAATTAGTGCTACTAAAAGCTTTAGATCGTGAAAAAGAAGCCGTTATTAAACTAACGCTGACCGCTGTAGATGGTGGAAAGCCACCTAAAACCGGAACCTTACAAATACATGTAAATGTTCTGGATGCCAATGATAACACGCCGTCATTTAGTAAAACCCTTTACAAGGCACGGGTAAATGAAAACGCGCCAGCTGGATCATTAGTGATTCAACTAAGTGCCACGGATTTAGACGAAGGAGACAACGGGAGGCTCACTTATTCTTTTGTCAAGCGTGGAAACTTCAATCCTGCAGATGTGTTTTTCATTAATGCCGAAACTGGGGAGATCACTGTAAAGGGTAATTTGGATTACGAAGCACAGTCAGCATATGAGATTCATGTTCAAGCAAGAGACCAAGGGGGTTTGGCTCGAAGTGCAAATGGAAAGCTGCTGGTGGAGCTAGTTGATGCGAACGACAATGTCCCAGAAATTGTGGTGACGTCACTCATGAACCCGGTTAAAGAAGATGCTGAAATAGGAAGCGTTGTCGCATTAGTGACGGTGACTGATACAGATGGAGGAAAAAACGGCCAGGCTCGCTGTACCCTTATCGGGTCTGCACCTTTTAAGCTAACTTCCAATTATAAAAATTATTACTCTTTAGTTGTAGATGGACCTCTTGATAGAGAAGGACACTCTTTTTATAGTGTCACGATTATGGCTGCTGATGAAGGGACCCCACCTCTATCCAGCACCAACGTTATTACTGTTCAGGTTTCTGATGTAAACGATAACGCGCCTCGTTTCCTTGAACCCGTGattaatatttatgtaaaagaaaacagTCCCGTTGGAGCTAGTATCTATACGATAACTGCAGTCGATTCTGACATAAATGAAAACGCGAAAGTAACATACTCATTAGATGGTGATTCAAAAACTATTTCGCTAACTTCAGTTGTAAACATCAACTCAGAGACTGGAGATATAGTCAGCCTGCAGTCTTTTAACTACGAGGAGTTAAAAACGTTTCAGTTTAAAGTTCAGGCCACAGACTCTGGTGTTCCTCCGCTCAGCAGCAACGTGACTGTGAACGTTTTAATCCTGgatgaaaatgacaataatccAACAATTCTGGCGCCCTATTCTGAGCATGGCTCCGTTAACAGTGAGAGCATCCCCTATTCTGCTGAAGCGGGATACTTTGTGGCAAAGATCAGGGCTGTAGACGCAGACTCTGGATACAATGCTCTGCTTTCTTATCACCTGTCTGAGCCCAAAGGAAACAACCTCTTCCGGATCGGAACCAGCACCGGAGAAATCAGGACTAAGAGGAGAATGAGTGACAATGACCTGAAAACTCACCCTTTGGTGGTGTTGGTTTCTGATAACGGAGAACCCTCCCTGTCAGCTACTGTGTCTATTGATGTGGTGGTGGTtgaaagcacagctgacatccAGACTCAGTTCAGACACGTGCCCATAAAGGAGGAGAGCTTCTCTGATTTAAACCTGTATCTGCTGATCGCCATCGTGTCGGTGTCAGTGATCTTTCTGCTGAGTCTCATCAGTTTAATAGCTGTCAGATGCCACAGGACAGACGGCAGTTTCAGCAGGTACAGCGCCCCAATGATCACCACCCACCCTGACGGGAGCTGGTCTTACTCTAAATCTACTCAGCAGTATGACGTGTGTTTCAGTTCAGACACGCTGAAGAGTGACGTAGTGGTTTTCCCCGCACCGTTTCCGCCTGTAGATGCTGAGCTGATCAGTATTAACGGAGGAGACACTTTTACCAGAACTCAGACTTTACCCAGCACAGACAAGGTGAGTTGTTTGTAA